The following are encoded together in the Theileria orientalis strain Shintoku DNA, chromosome 1, complete genome genome:
- a CDS encoding uncharacterized protein (ribosomal protein L32p family protein) produces the protein MQFLKPIPLVFKLYFFYGLLVYFDHGRFANENITRNNHFFVESLVIPRQSCFVNNFHKPYTHSRYDTGLYAVPKKKPSRRRTRIRKTAWMKRFPKNYKKPMMLDMFDIIKYTDGTFTKARTIHQNWLNLPNTRLDGKHVFNKEVRPSW, from the exons atgcaatttttaaaaccaATACCCTTGGTTTTCAAATTATACTTCTTCTATGGattattagtttattttgatCACGGAAGGTTCGCAAATGAGAATATAACTAGGAATAACCATTTTTTTGTGGAATCTCTGGTTATTCCCAGACAGAGCTGTTTTGTAAACAACTTTCATAAACCATACACGCATTCCCGCTATGATACTGGACTATACGCTGTTCCCAAAAAGAAGCCTTccagaagaagaacaaggatAAGAAAAACGGCGTGGATGAAAAGATTCCCCAAAAACTACAAAAAG CCCATGATGCTGGACATGTTTGACATCATCAAATACACGGATGGCACATTTACAAAAGCCAGGACAATACACCAGAACTGGTTGAACCTGCCTAACACGAGGCTGGACGGAAAACACGTTTTCAACAAAGAAGTCAGGCCTAGTTGGTGA
- a CDS encoding uncharacterized protein (WD40 repeat-like domain containing protein) encodes MAFRRPNNESQTKLTLDKLPDDTISQITWSQTPEPLLLAASSWDRSLRIWSFRNSPADELAADLVCTFKQNEPILCSTFTNVRRGRDTVKLFSGGCNNVALVYDLKKAAQNGMLVARHDDPIMGVHWCPKYKLLLTCGWDGNVRAWDGRQQGPVWSENVGSKIFASDFKNNVLCVADSQKKVIAWNLENMQNPQNKIVIDSTLKLKTKAISIFPELLGTKGVVCGSIGGRCSVNYFMEHERKGNFSYKCHRQDQPGRGTQTYPVNAIDFHLKHGTFITGGGDGTFTVWDKDNKTKVKTFNSVNAPVVDIKIMSTNNLLAYATSYNWERGFNRALMKKTVRSIGIIKVSGADKLAPM; translated from the exons ATGGCGTTTCGAAGGCCGAATAATGAAAGTCAGACGAAGCTGACACTGGACAAACTGCCTGACGACACTATTTCGCAGATAACATGG TCGCAAACCCCGGAGCCCCTGTTGCTGGCAGCATCAAGCTGGGACAGGAGTCTGAGAATCTGGTCGTTTAGAAACTCGCCTGCAGATGAACTCGCAGCGGATTTGGTTTGTACCTTCAAGCAGAATGAGCCGATTCTGTGCTCAACATTCACAAATGTAAGACGTGGAaga GACACCGTTAAACTATTCTCGGGCGGATGTAACAACGTTGCCCTAGTGTATGACCTAAAAAAGGCGGCGCAAAATGGAATGCTAGTAGCGAGGCACGACGACCCGATAATGGGAGTGCACTGGTGCCCGAAGTATAAGCTTTTATTGACCTGTGGCTGGGACGGGAACGTGAGAGCGTGGGACGGAAGACAGCAAGGCCCAGTGTGGTCGGAAAACGTAGGATCCAAAATATTCGCATCCGATTTCAAAAACAACGTGCTGTGCGTAGCAGACAGCCAAAAGAAAGTGATCGCATGGAACCTGGAAAATATGCAGAACCCGCAAAACAAAATAGTGATTGACTCCACCCTTAAATTGAAGACGAAGGCAATTTCGATATTCCCGGAGCTCCTGGGCACGAAGGGAGTGGTCTGCGGCTCAATCGGAGGAAGGTGCTCAGTCAACTACTTCATGGAGCACGAAAGAAAGGGGAACTTTTCGTACAAATGCCACAGGCAGGACCAGCCGGGAAGAGGAACGCAGACGTACCCGGTTAACGCGATCGACTTCCACCTTAAACACGGAACATTCATCACGGGAGGAGGAGACGGAACCTTCACGGTGTGGGACAAGGACAACAAGACGAAGGTCAAGACCTTCAACAGCGTGAACGCCCCGGTGGTCGACATCAAGATCATGAGCACCAACAACCTGCTGGCCTACGCGACGAGCTACAACTGGGAAAGGGGATTCAACAGGGCGCTCATGAAGAAGACCGTCAGGAGCATAGGGATCATAAAGGTGAGTGGCGCGGATAAGCTAGCGCCCATGTAG
- a CDS encoding GTPase-activating protein has protein sequence MPGTDFIAKLCSIDGNNFCADCGTRAPRWASVNLGVLLCINCSGIHRTLGVHLSQVKSLTLDNLKPEWIKSLMSIGNHVANMYYLYKLPPNVSKYHISAAPSDMEVWIRNKYEKKVYAMEGLEEPWVLLSKGFNPRDAVLNGTVNFNHPHPHHVQQQKIHNPEPKAREVDLLHMEPFNSAQKMAPSNFNDEFNPFSIESTMRNNDAYWHNDNQSQISYKEERREQLGVPDVPEPEDSDKIRDAKIDAAKNSIARLFQNPAQIGFKSSTYNQTTPNSVAGDTLDFDNTGLKEKLESVNRNL, from the exons atgccTGGAACTGATTTTATAGCTAAACTTTGTTCCATTGACGGCAATAACTTTTGTGCCGATTGCGGTACCAGAGCGCCCAGATGGGCCAGTGTAAATCTAGGTGtattattatgtattaACTGTTCTGGTATACACAGAACGCTCGGAGTTCACCTATCTCAGGTGAAATCTCTTACCTTGGATAACTTGAAGCCAGAGTGGATCAAG tcACTGATGAGTATCGGAAACCACGTCgcaaatatgtattatttatataaacttCCCCCGAATGTTTCAAAATACCACATTTCTGCAGCGCCGAg CGATATGGAGGTTTGGATTAGAAACAAGTATGAAAAGAAAGTTTACGCGATGGAAGGGCTGGAGGAGCCTTGGGTTCTGCTATCAAAAG GATTTAACCCTCGAGACGCCGTGTTAAACGGCAccgttaattttaatcacCCGCACCCTCACCACGTTCAGCAGCAGAAGATTCATAACCCCGAGCCTAAAGC caGGGAAGTGGATCTGTTGCACATGGAGCCGTTTAACTCGGCCCAAAAAATGGCGCCCAGCAACTTCAACGACGAATTCAACCCCTTCTCAATAGAGTCCACCATGAGGAACAACGATGCATACTGGCACAACGATAACCAGAGTCAAATCTCGTATAAGGAGGAGCGCAGGGAGCAGTTGGGAGTCCCCGACGTCCCGGAGCCCGAGGATTCGGACAAGATCAGGGACGCCAAAATTGACGCGGCCAAAAATTCGATCGCCAGGCTCTTCCAGAACCCTGCCCAGATCGGCTTTAAGAGCAGCACCTATAACCAGACT ACTCCAAACTCAGTCGCCGGAGACACCCTGGACTTCGACAACACGGGTTTGAAGGAAAAGCTAGAATCTGTCAACAGAAACctgtaa
- a CDS encoding protein disulfide isomerase precursor has product MRNMTQFKIIKIAVITVLLLNVKLIRAISTELPQDVQDIHESDFSRYLSNAKRTPVVLHYPQLFIFSSTAINDFRTVASLLSEDPKCEFVTVESATFFNGDISSLEPVVSYVTEGETKKYDGPINTAYILSWLTSENVCEMKVKDIDNYKAFQKALPDGHIQAYVLFGENQYDPKVVDKVKKFVVDEDLAIPVLYIPDHMVSLKVYKLLNNGYPTPKMPNVVVYRNMNLLPKSASYNKEVNNEKWLNQFLSEELIPPVHSTNSYMLPKFLTMKKTIVYIFTKDKDLRRYLSDEWLKTVPKRHSEKLVFLHSKGSELVETKMNTILAIDSEYEQTVVRAFVINLDTLEFYKFKPLSLEDGELNEKGLEKFINDLEINKLSHYVKSELPIPESIDTGPVKTIVGEDFHKRVIESKDDILVLFLSSWCGHCHKAKRLFRDIGRRLKGTRGPVLATFDAYNNEVEDMEITQFPTIVLFPSGHKGEPIFYTGGDTVEEISVFLEENCKYNRVNAENILQKHVSKERIFEFHTEL; this is encoded by the exons atGAGGAATATGActcaatttaaaataataaagataGCTGTAATAacagttttattattaaatgttaagTTAATTAGAGCAATAAGCACGGAGCTGCCACAG GACGTTCAAGATATACACGAGAGTGACTTCAGTAGATATTTGTCGAACGCTAAGAGGACTCCAGTAGTATTACACTACCCTCAGCTGTTCATATTCTCGTCCACGGCAATAAATGATTTCAGAACAGTAGCATCGCTGCTGTCAGAAGACCCTAAG TGCGAGTTCGTGACAGTGGAGTCGGCGACGTTTTTCAACGGAGACATCAGCTCACTGGAGCCAGTGGTGAGTTACGTGACAGAAGGAGAAACGAAAAAGTACGATGGACCAATCAACACAGCATATATCTTGAGCTGGCTGACGAGCGAAAACGTGTGTGAAATGAAAGTGAAGGACATAGACAACTACAAAGCGTTCCAAAAAGCGTTGCCGGACGGACACATACAAGCGTACGTGCTATTCGGAGAAAACCAGTACGACCCAAAAGTAGTggataaagtaaaaaagtTCGTAGTAGACGAAGATCTGGCAATACCAGTGTTGTACATACCAGACCACATGGTGTCACTGAAAGTGTATAAACTGCTTAACAAC GGATACCCGACGCCGAAGATGCCAAACGTAGTGGTGTACAGAAACATGAACCTGCTGCCGAAGTCAGCGTCGTACAACAAGGAAGTAAACAACGAAAAGTGGCTTAACCAGTTTTTGAGCGAGGAACTGATACCGCCAGTGCACTCAACGAACTCGTACATGCTGCCGAAGTTCCTGACGATGAAGAAGACAATCGTGTACATATTCACGAAGGACAAGGACCTGAGAAGGTACCTGAGCGACGAGTGGCTGAAGACAGTGCCGAAGAGACACTCGGAAAAGCTGGTCTTCCTGCACTCGAAGGGCTCAGAATTGGTggaaacaaaaatgaatacaATACTGGCAATAGACTCGGAGTACGAGCAGACAGTAGTGAGAGCGTTCGTAATTAACCTGGACACGCTGGAGttctataaatttaagcCGCTGTCGCTGGAGGACGGAGAATTGAACGAAAAG GGACTTGAGAAGTTCATAAACGACCTGGAGATCAATAAGCTCAGCCACTACGTGAAGAGCGAACTGCCAATACCGGAGAGCATAGACACAGGACCGGTGAAGACAATAGTGGGAGAGGACTTCCACAAGAGAGTAATAGAATCCAAGGACGACATACTGGTCCTGTTCCTATCGTCCTG GTGCGGCCACTGCCACAAAGCGAAGAGACTTTTTAGAGACATCGGAAGAAGGCTGAAGGGAACACGCGGTCCAGTCCTGGCGACGTTCGATGCATACAACAACGAAGTCGAGGACATGGAAATAA CACAATTTCCAACAATTGTACTCTTCCCAAGCGGCCACAAGGGAGaaccaattttttataccGGAGGAGACACCGTCGAAGAAATATCGGTATTTCTAGAGGAAAACTGCAAGTATAACAGAGTAAACGCCGAAAACATCCTGCAGAAACACGTGTCAAAGGAGCGAATCTTCGAGTTTCATACcgaattataa
- a CDS encoding uncharacterized protein (zinc finger, ZZ-type domain containing protein), whose translation MVESTRSSLPHSHGSADSSSISERTRKSRHDLRATGSYVGSESRNLASTSRRDSHNHTSGNSTGSISVIDFDPTLLSVDFYCNYCNQSLSVGGCRIRCAECVDYDLCISCASKMKYTEPHQLGHNYVPIGPNSFELFSEGWSADEELMLLEGISKYGFGNWKQVSEMVNKVSTKFKTPSDCESHYYDVYISSASSPYPNVKSLRTPIRSAPTREHVFSYFDQVVASHRVVEHPDSDDKIVSSELTGSHSTYIPPPVNLLESEPTKFKFFQNFTGYNIFRDEFDTEYYPDAELMLKDVEFEPWDSPSEIHFKVALVDLYNGFLDERIYRRRVLMHRFWNDFIARENAMQTMSELEKMLYWRLSPLLRFHSEDDHIKLTKLLIAKVELEKRLEIVQQWNSLGLKTIRDVQEFDSNKLSVKGSGARQHPFFQKIAAVPTKIMRDGVVHKDDLAEYMNEVNDRFCNDFYISKAHLDDILASICAAEHESESEPGSEDPLTHLWDVHFDDFALELNSFLPRIAGPPSVANLPENSNLRVILNPDVSQHDLSDMNLASARFGAVKFNTQQSSVVPHRDSFLYLTRFCSDRMSRVHKGLGKPKRHLGFFSAKRKFVARR comes from the exons ATGGTTGAATCCACGCGATCGTCACTGCCACATTCACACGGCTCTGCAGATTCCTCATCCATTTCTGAGCGGACTAGAAAGTCGAGGCACGATTTGAGGGCAACTGGCAGTTATGTCGGTTCGGAATCGAGAAATTTGGCTTCTACATCCCGCAGAGATTCACACAATCACACATCGGG GAACTCGACGGGATCCATTTCAGTGATCGATTTCGATCCCACGCTCCTTTCAGTGGACTTTTACTGCAACTACTGCAACCAATCTTTATCGGTGGGTGGCTGCAGAATACGGTGTGCGGAGTGTGTGGACTACGACCTGTGTATTTCCTGCGCAAGCAAGATGAAATACACTGAGCCTCATCAGTTGGGGCACAACTACGTGCCAATTGGGCCAAACTCATTTGAGTTATTCTCCGAAG GATGGAGCGCCGACGAGGAGCTAATGCTCCTGGAGGGCATCAGCAAGTACGGCTTCGGCAACTGGAAG CAAGTCTCTGAGATGGTGAACAAGGTCAGCACGAAGTTTAAGACGCCCTCGGACTGCGAGAGCCACTACTACGACGTGTACATATCCTCGGCCTCATCCCCGTACCCGAACGTGAAGAGCCTGCGGACGCCAATC AGATCTGCGCCGACCAGGGAGCACGTGTTCAGCTACTTCGACCAGGTGGTTGCGAGTCACAGGGTCGTGGAGCACCCGGACTCCGACGACAAAATAGTGTCGTCCGAGCTCACGGGCTCCCACTCGACCTACATCCCGCCGCCCGTTAACCTGCTCGAGTCTGAGCCGACGAAATTCAAGTTTTTCCAGAACTTCACGGGGTACAACATATTCCGCGACGAGTTCGACACTGAGTACTACCCCGACGCGGAGCTCATGCTTAAGGACGTGGAGTTTGAGCCCTGGGACTCGCCCTCCGAGATCCATTTCAAGGTGGCCCTGGTCGACCTGTACAACGGGTTCCTCGACGAGAGGATCTACCGCCGGCGCGTCCTCATGCACCGGTTCTGGAACGACTTCATCGCGCGCGAGAACGCCATGCAGACGATGAGTgagctggagaagatgCTCTACTGGCGCCTCTCGCCGCTCCTCAGGTTCCACTCCGAGGACGACCACATCAAGCTCACGAAGCTCCTCATCGCCAAGGTGGAGCTCGAGAAGCGCCTCGAGATCGTGCAGCAGTGGAACTCGCTGGGCCTGAAGACGATTCGCGACGTGCAGGAGTTCGACTCGAACAAGCTGAGCGTCAAGGGCTCAGGTGCGAGGCAGCACCCCTTCTTCCAGAAGATCGCCGCCGTGCCCACCAAGATCATGCGCGACGGCGTCGTCCACAAGGACGATCTCGCCGAGTACATGAACGAGGTCAACGACCGGTTCTGCAACGACTTTTACATCAGCAAGGCGCACCTCGACGACATTCTCGCGTCGATTTGCGCCGCTGAGCACGAGTCCGAGTCTGAGCCCGGCTCCGAGGACCCCCTCACGCACCTGTGGGACGTGCACTTCGACGACTTCGCCCTGGAGCTCAACAGCTTCCTTCCGAGGATCGCCGGTCCGCCCAGCGTTGCGAACTTGCCTGAGAACTCGAACCTGCGCGTCATTCTAAACCCTGACGTCTCTCAGCACGACCTTTCAGACATGAACTTGGCGAGCGCAAGGTTCGGCGCCGTCAAGTTCAACACTCAGCAGTCGAGCGTCGTTCCTCACCGGGACTCCTTCCTCTACCTCACTCGTTTCTGCAGCGATCGGATGAGTCGCGTGCACAAGGGCCTCGGCAAGCCCAAGCGCCACCTGGGCTTTTTCTCTGCCAAGCGCAAGTTTGTCGCTCGCAGGTGA
- a CDS encoding chromatin assembly factor 1 protein, whose translation MDERHNWIVNTRVLYDFISCIKLPQQPLCVDFTQTITHEESSEEVAYQQIACGLQYETKEDVSIYIIDVALPAEPLKEELRRYCKCLDYEGFPLPVDTQFPMYQCVAQVSLKADVNRILSKTKDDNVFLAAKTTDGNWFTSNKYLVHLYNLRDLSQESKNLEPVCKFEGHEDEGYGMAFDSGCSEIASCSEDGLMYIYDIKGSEAASHKRLEQSSSYSYKHTGGLNCIDYSKTNEKNCLVATEDGYTRKVEGAENSVSTTTLNPNVFASGSTKGAIHLWDQRILSDPLHAITVHKEPIVRLHFNQLNKSLISSGSEDLTICILDLDSPGKDVNGGELEEDEEEDDSPPELIFTHTGHQDKVYDFVWSKYTDNLIASVGEDYSLQLWQMVRRH comes from the exons ATGGATGAGCGTCATAACTGGATCGTCAACACCAGAGTATTGTACGATTTCATAAGCTGCATCAAATTGCCGCAACAGCCGCTTTGCGTCGACTTTACACAGACGATTACCCA TGAGGAGTCCAGCGAGGAGGTTGCCTATCAGCAGATCGCCTGCGGGCTGCAGTATGagacgaaggaggacgtTTCCATTTACATCATAGAC GTTGCACTACCGGCCGAACCTCtcaaggaggagctgaggaGGTACTGCAAATGCCTCGACTATGAAGGGTTTCCCTTGCCCGTTGACACTCAGTTCCCTATGTACCAATGTGTAGCACAGGTTTCGCTGAAAGCCGACGTTAACAG GATTCTATCGAAAACCAAGGATGATAATGTGTTCTTAGCTGCTAAGACGACAGATGGTAACTGGTTTACctcaaataaatatttagttcACCTGTACAACTTAAGGGACCTGAGTCAGGAATCTAAAA ACTTAGAGCCCGTGTGCAAATTCGAAGGacatgaagatgaagg GTACGGCATGGCCTTCGACTCGGGCTGTTCGGAGATCGCATCGTGCTCGGAGGACGGGCTCATGTACATATATGACATTAAAGGTTCGGAAGCGGCTTCACACAAGCGTTTAGAGCAATCTTCGAGCTACAGTTACAAACACACCGGTGGGCTGAACTGTATTGACTACTCGAAGACCAACGAAAAGAACTGTCTGGTGGCCACAGAGGACGGATAC ACCAGGAAGGTGGAAGGCGCGGAAAACTCGGTTTCTACCACGACGCTTAACCCAAACGTTTTCGCCTCCGGGTCCACCAAAGGA GCAATACACCTTTGGGACCAGCGAATCCTGTCCGACCCGCTTCACGCAATCACCGTACACAAGGAGCCCATAGTTAGACTCCACTTCAACCAGCTGAACAAGTCGCTGATATCGAGTGGCTCCGAGGACCTAACCATTTGCATTCTAGACCTGGACTCGCCCGGAAAGGACGTTAACGGGGGAGAGCTtgaggaggacgaggaggaggacgactCCCCGCCCGAGCTCATCTTCACCCACACGGGGCACCAGGACAAGGTGTACGACTTCGTGTGGAGCAAATACACGGACAAT CTCATCGCATCAGTTGGGGAGGACTACTCGCTTCAGTTGTGGCAAATGGTAAGGCGGCACTGA
- a CDS encoding uncharacterized protein (tRNA/rRNA methyltransferase, SpoU domain containing protein): MKFALERSYHILRLNAYNIPGSPSLCNLKILLNNCLASKSDFSTIPEGQKSAVKTLKIPHWIDSDFPEVKTDEIAGTKADNKLKVLKRIRPFRLNQLSVFNPNPYSLSKPIKKNPVLKHLWKLRVNTVYRRDSSKRLVVNASIVKHILKHTDTSFDVILTTRKELIDFVFSNPDYNSRFSRIQLVDKYTLQYCLRGTRQSYSLVDTIAEAYTPAENKEITPRWAKSSYKFSRFVLALDNIKYTQNLGSLIRTSVALGVDLLYYIKGTTDPFNWKVSAITGGVQYSIPHRFGT; the protein is encoded by the exons ATGAAATTTGCTCTGGAGCGTTCTTACCATATATTACGTTTGAACGCTTACAATATACCTGGAAGTCCAAGCCTCTGtaatctaaaaatattattaaataattgtttgGCTTCGAAATCAGATTTTTCAACAATTCCTGAAG gcCAAAAATCTGCCGTAAAGACGCTAAAAATCCCACACTGGATTGATAGTGACTTTCCAGAGGTTAAAACTGACGAAATAGCTGGAACTAAGGCCGATAATAAGCTGAAAGTTCTGAAGAGGATAAGACCTTTTAGATTAAATCAGTTGAGTGTTTTTAACCCGAACCCTTATTCGTTGAGTAAGCCTATAAAAAAGAACCCCGTGTTGAAGCATTTGTGGAAATTGAGAGTAAACACTGTGTATAGACGGGATTCGTCCAAGAGATTGGTCGTAAACGCGAGTATCGTTAAGCATATTTTGAAGCATACTGACACGAGCTTTGACGTAATTCTAACAACCAGGAAGGAGTTGATAGATTTCGTGTTCTCAAACCCAGATTATAACTCTAGATTTTCTAGAATACAGTTGGTGGACAAGTACACACTGCAATACTGTTTGAGGGGAACGAGGCAATCGTATAGCCTGGTGGACACGATCGCAGAAGCATATACCCCCGCTGAGAACAAGGAAATCACACCCAGGTGGGCTAAGAGTTCATATAAGTTTAGTAGATTTGTTCTCGCACTCGACAACATTAAGTACACGCAGAACCTCGGGTCGCTCATTAGGACCTCTGTCGCACTCGGAGTGGATCTTTTGTACTATATCAAGGGCACGACTGACCCCTTTAACTGGAAGGTTTCA GCAATAACAGGAGGCGTGCAGTACTCAATCCCTCACAGATTTGGTACTTAG